A single Silvibacterium dinghuense DNA region contains:
- the trmD gene encoding tRNA (guanosine(37)-N1)-methyltransferase TrmD, translating into MRFDIITIFPDFFTGIFGHGVMKRAMAHGLIEAHTHDLRGFTHDRHRTVDDRPFGGGEGMVLKPEPMMDAVESLGIAAKAERDPSRETVVLLSAQGSRFTQPVARELSRLERVVLLCGRYEGVDERVNELACDRELSIGDYVLSGGELGAAVIIDAVMRLIPGVLGNQDSSAYESFGDGDEQFPAPGGGSGEVPRSTHGSGGLLDYPHYTRPPEFRGLAVPEVLAGGDHAAIRKWRRERALEKTLRNRPDLLEKAALSKEDKAFLDKLR; encoded by the coding sequence GGGCCATGGCGCATGGGCTCATCGAGGCCCACACGCACGACCTGCGCGGCTTCACGCACGACCGGCATCGCACTGTCGACGACCGCCCCTTCGGCGGCGGCGAGGGCATGGTGCTGAAGCCCGAACCGATGATGGATGCGGTGGAATCGCTGGGCATTGCGGCCAAGGCGGAGCGTGATCCGTCGCGCGAGACGGTGGTCCTGCTGTCGGCGCAGGGTTCGCGATTTACGCAGCCGGTGGCGCGGGAGTTGTCGCGGCTGGAGCGCGTGGTGCTGCTGTGCGGCCGCTACGAAGGCGTAGATGAGCGGGTGAACGAGCTGGCCTGCGATCGCGAGCTCTCGATCGGCGACTACGTGCTCTCGGGCGGCGAGCTGGGTGCGGCGGTCATCATCGATGCGGTGATGCGGTTGATCCCGGGCGTGCTCGGCAACCAGGATTCGAGCGCCTACGAGAGCTTCGGCGATGGCGATGAGCAGTTTCCCGCACCGGGCGGTGGGAGCGGTGAGGTTCCCCGTTCGACGCATGGCTCGGGTGGGCTCCTGGATTATCCGCACTACACGCGCCCCCCGGAGTTCCGCGGCCTCGCCGTGCCCGAGGTTCTGGCCGGTGGCGACCATGCGGCCATCCGCAAGTGGCGGCGTGAGCGGGCGCTCGAAAAAACGCTGCGCAATCGGCCTGACCTGCTTGAAAAAGCGGCGCTGTCGAAGGAAGACAAGGCGTTTCTGGACAAGCTGAGATAA